Proteins from one Microcoleus sp. bin38.metabat.b11b12b14.051 genomic window:
- a CDS encoding orange carotenoid protein N-terminal domain-containing protein codes for MAVSIQSAQSIFSNTEIASAVPATTDSFYKLSVEDQLALLWYAYTEMGISITAAAPGVASMALVEGVLSEIKQMSPAAQSKTMFDLASNADTTIGRIYTSLRVNTKLGFWYELGQLMKQGAVAPIPAGYQMSPEATQVLETIKKLDPGQQITVLRNTVVHMGYDPDFSQEYGKRSAPRSTPTAAAERVKTQIEGISEQTVLSYIDNMNAFDFTPAVGLFAEDGALQPPFQKPIVGREAILNYMREECIGLKMMPERGVSEPAEDGYRQVKVTGKVETPWFGANVGMNIAWRFMLDPQGQIFFVAIDLLASPKELMNLMRK; via the coding sequence ATGGCAGTTAGTATTCAATCCGCTCAATCTATTTTCTCGAACACCGAGATTGCTAGCGCTGTTCCGGCTACCACGGACTCGTTCTACAAACTCAGCGTTGAAGACCAACTCGCACTGCTGTGGTATGCCTACACCGAAATGGGCATTTCCATCACCGCAGCAGCTCCGGGAGTAGCCAGCATGGCGCTTGTCGAAGGTGTGCTGAGCGAAATCAAGCAAATGTCGCCGGCTGCTCAAAGCAAAACCATGTTTGACCTAGCCAGCAACGCCGACACCACTATCGGCCGGATTTACACTTCCTTGCGCGTCAACACCAAACTCGGTTTCTGGTATGAGTTGGGACAATTGATGAAACAGGGCGCTGTCGCTCCCATCCCCGCTGGCTATCAAATGTCTCCCGAAGCCACCCAAGTTCTTGAAACCATCAAGAAACTCGATCCGGGTCAACAAATTACCGTACTCCGCAACACCGTAGTTCACATGGGCTACGACCCCGATTTCAGCCAAGAATACGGCAAGCGCTCTGCTCCTCGCAGCACTCCCACCGCTGCTGCTGAGCGGGTAAAAACCCAGATTGAGGGTATCAGCGAGCAGACAGTGCTCAGCTATATCGACAACATGAACGCCTTCGACTTCACCCCAGCCGTCGGTTTATTTGCTGAAGACGGTGCCCTACAACCACCTTTCCAAAAGCCGATCGTTGGTCGCGAAGCTATCCTCAACTATATGCGAGAAGAGTGCATCGGCCTGAAAATGATGCCCGAGCGAGGTGTATCCGAGCCGGCTGAAGATGGCTACCGCCAAGTGAAAGTTACGGGTAAAGTCGAAACTCCTTGGTTTGGCGCGAATGTGGGTATGAACATCGCGTGGCGGTTTATGCTCGATCCTCAAGGTCAAATTTTCTTTGTGGCGATCGACTTGTTGGCCTCTCCCAAGGAATTGATGAATTTGATGCGTAAATAG
- the queG gene encoding tRNA epoxyqueuosine(34) reductase QueG, translating into MKISINSTQVKQKALELGFHKVGIASADADVDREKQRLQAWLDKGYQADMAWMANPKRLDIRSLVPDVQSVICLAINYYTPHQRPENPSVEGGYAKISRYGWGRDYHRILHKKLKLLANWVRSHGEGIEARYYADTGPIQDKMWAQRAGIGWIAKNGNVISREYGSWVFLGEILTNLELAPDAAHTQHCGTCTRCIEACPTGAITEPFVVNADRCIAYHTIENRAEKLPDEIASNLQGWVAGCDICQDVCPWNQRFAKPTDVKEFEPYPENIAPTLAELAEISDEEWNRRFTASALRRIKPEMLRRNAKANQINSQLTVDS; encoded by the coding sequence ATGAAAATATCAATTAATAGCACTCAGGTGAAGCAAAAAGCCCTAGAGTTGGGATTTCACAAAGTCGGGATCGCCTCAGCAGACGCGGATGTCGATCGAGAAAAACAAAGATTGCAGGCTTGGCTGGACAAGGGTTATCAGGCAGATATGGCATGGATGGCTAACCCGAAACGGCTAGATATTCGATCGCTCGTGCCGGATGTGCAGTCAGTAATATGTTTAGCCATCAACTACTACACGCCTCACCAACGCCCCGAAAATCCCTCCGTTGAAGGGGGATATGCTAAAATCTCTCGCTACGGCTGGGGTCGGGATTATCACAGAATTCTGCACAAAAAATTGAAGCTGTTAGCAAATTGGGTGCGATCGCACGGTGAAGGAATTGAAGCGCGGTATTATGCTGATACCGGGCCGATTCAGGATAAAATGTGGGCGCAGCGGGCGGGGATTGGCTGGATTGCCAAAAATGGTAATGTAATTTCGCGGGAATACGGCTCTTGGGTGTTTTTGGGCGAAATTTTGACTAATCTGGAGTTAGCGCCCGATGCTGCTCATACGCAACATTGCGGCACTTGCACTCGCTGCATCGAGGCTTGTCCGACGGGGGCAATTACTGAGCCTTTTGTCGTGAATGCCGATCGGTGCATAGCTTATCATACGATCGAGAATCGAGCCGAAAAACTACCCGACGAAATTGCATCTAATTTACAAGGTTGGGTAGCAGGTTGCGACATTTGTCAAGATGTTTGTCCTTGGAATCAACGATTTGCCAAACCAACCGATGTTAAAGAATTTGAGCCTTATCCTGAAAACATAGCGCCGACACTTGCAGAATTAGCCGAAATTTCCGACGAAGAGTGGAACCGCCGATTTACAGCTTCCGCGCTGCGACGAATTAAACCCGAAATGCTACGGCGGAATGCAAAAGCCAATCAAATTAATAGTCAGTTGACAGTTGACAGTTGA
- a CDS encoding pentapeptide repeat-containing protein, protein MSANEPTKYDAVLGGKNPPPINAAVLGGIAGVKQRLASPLVEARLAALSDAFNYGEAGLEAAITVFDDADERVRATAAAMFCREEQIRLLEKGTAIWNKWRVQNLLFLGGFVDLSWANLSGANLSGANLRESNLAGANFGSSNLQTAKIFQSNLELTNLKNANLSGANLSRSNLSGADLQGANLSQANLRSVNLREANLCQSILKKAKLGGADLSGADLTGADLSGADLTGAELRGAKLTKVNLGGIKLIRSNLNSGNFKGLVLAGANLRWSTFAGACFALADLRGANLEKADLTNADFYQADFTGANLCDADFNKATLAGANLSGAVVKRASFLKANLSGANFTNANLSGAILKKANIDGAKFTEANLSRCAWT, encoded by the coding sequence ATGTCAGCTAATGAACCTACAAAATACGATGCAGTTTTAGGTGGTAAAAATCCACCTCCAATTAATGCTGCTGTCTTGGGCGGCATAGCAGGAGTCAAGCAGCGCTTAGCCAGCCCGCTAGTTGAAGCAAGGCTAGCAGCACTTTCAGATGCCTTTAACTACGGAGAAGCAGGTTTAGAAGCAGCAATTACAGTTTTTGACGATGCTGACGAGCGGGTACGAGCTACGGCTGCTGCGATGTTTTGTCGGGAAGAACAAATCAGGTTGCTTGAAAAAGGTACAGCAATCTGGAATAAATGGAGGGTACAAAATCTACTATTTTTGGGCGGTTTTGTAGACTTGAGTTGGGCTAATTTGAGCGGAGCTAATTTGAGCGGAGCTAACTTGAGGGAGTCAAATTTAGCAGGAGCCAATTTTGGCAGCAGCAATTTGCAAACAGCCAAAATTTTTCAGAGTAACTTGGAATTAACTAATCTAAAAAATGCCAATTTGAGTGGAGCTAACCTGAGTCGCTCGAATCTCAGCGGGGCTGATTTGCAGGGAGCTAATCTCAGTCAAGCAAACTTGCGCTCAGTTAATTTGCGGGAAGCTAATTTATGTCAAAGTATCCTGAAAAAAGCTAAACTCGGTGGGGCTGATTTGAGCGGCGCGGATTTGACTGGTGCTGACTTGAGCGGGGCTGATTTGACTGGTGCTGAGTTACGCGGAGCAAAGCTGACAAAAGTAAATCTGGGGGGGATTAAATTAATTCGATCCAATTTGAATAGCGGGAATTTTAAAGGCTTAGTTTTAGCAGGAGCTAATCTGCGCTGGAGTACATTCGCAGGTGCTTGTTTTGCGCTAGCTGATTTGCGCGGTGCTAATTTAGAAAAAGCAGATTTGACCAATGCTGATTTTTATCAAGCCGATTTTACTGGAGCTAACCTGTGCGATGCAGATTTTAATAAAGCTACTTTGGCTGGTGCTAATCTGAGCGGTGCTGTTGTGAAAAGAGCAAGTTTCCTGAAAGCAAATCTCAGCGGTGCTAATTTCACAAATGCTAATCTGAGCGGTGCTATTTTGAAAAAAGCTAATATTGATGGGGCAAAATTTACTGAAGCTAATCTTTCGCGATGTGCTTGGACATGA
- a CDS encoding SDR family oxidoreductase, with the protein MDKLQRCFVCKNSFKESHSFYRGLCWDCGEVNYVKRNETANLQGLFALVTGARVKIGYAVTLRLLRAGASVIVTTRFARDAAKRYAGELDFGDWADRLHVYELDLRYIAKVERFAEHLTCCYPRLDIIVNNAAQTVRRPPAFYQHLRDLEALPFEVVPAEIQRLVGRSHFLDVAGDVLQSIAPGDSDSQTPSTLAVISDTENLISEEDNPTWFPLGMYDSDGQQMDLRPFNSWLMKDDEVSILELLEVHIINAIAPFAINSRLKQLMSKIPESCKYIINVSSKEGLFNSDKSWRHPHTNMAKASLNMMTRTCAKEYAKHKIFMNAVDPGWVSFLHPHPQVLTMQKRGVQPPFDTIDAAARICAPIYAGVNEGRYVYGKLFKDYADSPW; encoded by the coding sequence ATGGATAAACTGCAACGATGTTTTGTCTGCAAGAATAGTTTTAAAGAGTCGCATTCTTTTTATCGCGGTTTGTGTTGGGATTGTGGCGAAGTTAATTATGTGAAACGCAACGAAACGGCTAATTTGCAGGGGCTGTTTGCTTTGGTGACGGGAGCGAGGGTAAAAATTGGGTATGCTGTAACTTTGAGGTTGCTGAGGGCTGGTGCTTCGGTAATTGTGACTACTCGTTTTGCTCGGGATGCTGCTAAAAGGTATGCTGGAGAATTGGATTTTGGCGATTGGGCCGATCGCCTGCACGTTTATGAGTTAGATTTGCGATATATTGCCAAGGTTGAGCGCTTTGCAGAACACCTCACCTGTTGCTATCCCCGACTCGATATTATTGTCAACAACGCGGCTCAAACCGTTCGCCGCCCTCCAGCATTTTACCAGCACTTGAGGGATTTGGAAGCTCTGCCTTTCGAGGTTGTGCCTGCGGAAATTCAGCGGCTGGTAGGGCGATCGCACTTTTTGGATGTGGCTGGGGATGTGCTACAGTCGATCGCACCGGGAGATTCCGACAGTCAAACTCCCAGCACTTTAGCTGTCATCTCGGACACAGAGAACTTGATATCAGAGGAAGATAACCCTACTTGGTTTCCGCTGGGGATGTACGATAGCGACGGACAGCAAATGGATTTGCGTCCTTTCAACAGTTGGCTGATGAAGGACGATGAGGTGAGCATTTTGGAGTTATTAGAAGTTCATATTATCAATGCGATCGCTCCTTTTGCAATCAACAGCAGGCTCAAACAGCTAATGAGTAAAATTCCTGAAAGCTGCAAGTATATTATTAATGTTTCCTCAAAAGAAGGGCTGTTTAACAGTGACAAATCTTGGCGTCACCCGCATACTAACATGGCAAAAGCGTCGCTAAACATGATGACTCGCACCTGCGCTAAAGAGTACGCCAAACACAAAATCTTTATGAATGCAGTCGATCCGGGATGGGTAAGTTTTTTACACCCTCATCCTCAAGTTTTAACTATGCAAAAACGCGGCGTTCAACCTCCTTTTGATACGATAGATGCGGCAGCGCGGATTTGCGCTCCGATTTATGCGGGAGTAAATGAGGGACGCTATGTTTATGGTAAGTTATTTAAAGATTATGCTGACTCGCCGTGGTGA
- a CDS encoding HAD-IA family hydrolase: protein MTKVIIFDFDGTLADTIDILLSITNRLSAEFGFKSATKEELAQLSNLTSWQILRYSGISIFKFPLLIRKLRAELRSEICNIKIFAGIKEVLSELKNLGFQLGIITSNSRENVLEALEINGLQDIFTFIYSGSTFGKHKVINRWLRREHINPEEVVYVGDEIRDIDAARKTGIKVIAVSWGFNSQEALAAHNPDFLIERPQQLLDIMSNLG, encoded by the coding sequence ATGACCAAAGTAATTATTTTTGATTTTGACGGTACTTTAGCAGATACAATCGATATTCTTCTGAGCATCACCAACCGTTTGTCAGCAGAATTCGGCTTTAAGTCTGCGACAAAAGAGGAACTCGCTCAATTGAGCAACTTAACTTCTTGGCAAATCCTCAGGTATTCTGGCATTTCAATCTTCAAATTTCCCCTGCTGATTAGAAAATTGAGAGCAGAGTTACGCAGTGAAATTTGCAATATAAAAATTTTTGCAGGAATTAAAGAAGTTTTGTCGGAATTAAAAAATCTGGGGTTTCAACTGGGTATTATCACATCTAATTCCCGAGAAAACGTGTTGGAAGCGCTGGAAATAAACGGCTTGCAAGATATTTTCACTTTTATTTACTCTGGTTCAACTTTTGGCAAGCATAAAGTTATTAATAGATGGCTGAGAAGAGAACATATAAACCCTGAAGAGGTCGTTTATGTAGGAGATGAAATCCGAGATATAGACGCTGCTAGAAAAACTGGAATTAAAGTAATTGCGGTAAGTTGGGGTTTTAATTCTCAGGAGGCTTTGGCTGCACACAATCCCGATTTTTTGATTGAACGCCCTCAGCAATTGCTCGATATTATGAGTAATCTGGGATGA
- a CDS encoding SWIM zinc finger family protein has product MIDREWWTQQWLDLINTYRFKKRLERGWQYAREGKVLSIKFPNEEVIAVVQGTDPKPYQVSLQLDTLTDEDWDYVIENMSERAVFSAKLLAGEMPHNIEDVFAAAGKTLFPLSLSDIHARCSCPDPKNPCKHISAVYYLLGDRFSEDPFVLFQLRGRTKEQILTALRQRRGTQAEENSQLNTGENSPAANAKVPKVDRFWEYNQQLESSLVVIVPPPSSETVLDILGPIPLATDAKGTASKSSPASDAIKQHLSKIYQAVSQQAVLVALKRGEGD; this is encoded by the coding sequence ATGATTGACAGAGAATGGTGGACACAACAGTGGTTAGATTTAATCAATACCTACCGCTTCAAAAAGCGATTAGAACGGGGATGGCAATACGCCCGCGAAGGAAAAGTTCTCAGCATTAAATTTCCCAATGAAGAAGTAATTGCTGTAGTTCAAGGCACAGATCCCAAACCCTATCAAGTTTCTTTGCAACTCGATACCTTAACCGATGAAGATTGGGATTACGTGATTGAAAATATGTCGGAAAGAGCGGTTTTTTCTGCTAAACTATTAGCAGGAGAAATGCCGCACAATATTGAAGATGTATTTGCCGCAGCCGGTAAAACCCTATTTCCGTTAAGTTTGTCAGATATTCACGCGCGCTGTAGCTGTCCTGACCCCAAAAATCCTTGCAAACACATCAGTGCAGTATACTACTTATTGGGCGATCGCTTCAGCGAAGACCCCTTCGTACTTTTTCAACTGCGCGGCAGAACCAAAGAGCAAATTTTGACCGCACTCCGCCAGAGACGCGGTACGCAAGCAGAGGAAAATTCCCAGCTAAACACCGGTGAAAATTCCCCCGCTGCGAATGCTAAAGTACCAAAGGTCGATCGCTTTTGGGAATACAACCAGCAGCTAGAATCATCTTTAGTCGTGATTGTACCGCCGCCCAGCAGCGAAACAGTCTTAGATATTTTAGGCCCAATTCCCCTCGCAACCGACGCCAAAGGAACAGCTAGCAAATCTTCGCCCGCATCAGACGCAATCAAGCAGCATCTTAGCAAAATCTACCAAGCAGTTAGCCAGCAAGCAGTTTTAGTGGCACTGAAACGCGGCGAAGGAGACTAA
- a CDS encoding DEAD/DEAH box helicase produces the protein MAILHGSWLLEHEKSGLFIWGETWRKIEAIDIVESAISLQYPLAMTEAEFKIFLSSLQQSGKLNWELPATAEIQEKSKKTRRSSSRALLTPKTTAAALPTENLSIQRQVRAIALPTQISADNATVMPQHSAAALEELVKTEEIYLYPWQVEGYLLNPQAAFVFLQSLPLNSTESNSFVGSDLRFWSHIARWSLDLLARCKFLPALETQSDGSAIAKWQPLLDSSTDILRLATFSKQMPTACRTYQKKEEGRRKKEEGREEKEEGRGKEEIGELALAVDLPVGAQELVLGFLSSVVDCEVRSASRAALTAAGSTLDIKTVSPTREWLQALQQESGLVKAESAALEKLANKLSAWAAPLQNQLSQQNQFHTCFQLLPPSPGKVNWNLNYCLQAVDEIDFLVDATTVWNNSVERLNYAGRTIELPQETLLSGLGLASKLYPLIEPTLQAQRPQSCQLNPLDAYNFIKSVAWRFTDSGLGVVLPPSLTHTDGWASRLGLSIQAETPKVNPAKGGLGLQSLLSFKWELTIGKQRISKAEFDSLIALNSPLVEINGEWVELRATDVRAAQTFFASRKEQMTLSLEDALRLASGDSQMIEKLPVVNFEATGQLQELLNTLSDNQAVSAIATPASFRGQLRPYQALGAGWLAFLERWGLGACLADDMGLGKSAQLITFLLHLQEQNALKGPTLLVCPTSILGNWQREVKKFGPTLKVLLHHGDKRAKGKAFAAAIKGKDLIVTSYALVFRDAKEIQSTKWQGLVLDEAQNIKNSEAKQSQAVRQIEASFRIALTGTPVENRLQELWSILEFLNPGYLGPRNFFQRRFAIPIEKYGDRESLHTLRSLVRPFILRRLKTDKEIIQDLPEKQETTVFCGLASAQASLYQKVVEESIANLESAEGIQRRGMILALLVKLKQLCNHPALVNADAKPKELSINSQESGKLQRLVEMLEEVVAEGDRALVFTQFAEWGKLLKPHLEKHLGREVLFLYGGIKQQQREEMIDRFQQDPQGPPIMILSLKAGGTGLNLTRATHVFHYDRWWNPAVENQATDRVFRIGQTRNVQVHKFVCTGTLEEKIHDMIESKKALAEQVVSAGENWLTELDTDQLRNLLILDRNAIIETEEE, from the coding sequence ATGGCAATCTTACACGGTAGTTGGTTATTAGAACACGAAAAAAGTGGCTTATTTATTTGGGGAGAAACTTGGCGAAAGATTGAGGCGATCGATATCGTTGAATCAGCGATAAGTCTACAGTATCCCTTGGCTATGACTGAAGCTGAATTTAAAATTTTCCTAAGTTCCTTGCAGCAGTCGGGCAAACTCAACTGGGAATTACCCGCAACCGCAGAGATTCAGGAGAAAAGTAAGAAAACTAGGCGATCCTCTTCGAGGGCTTTGCTAACGCCCAAAACGACCGCAGCAGCCCTTCCGACGGAAAATTTATCGATTCAGAGGCAAGTTCGGGCGATCGCGCTTCCCACCCAAATCTCGGCAGACAACGCAACTGTCATGCCGCAGCACTCAGCCGCAGCACTTGAAGAATTAGTTAAAACTGAGGAAATTTACCTTTATCCGTGGCAAGTTGAGGGTTATTTACTCAACCCTCAAGCAGCTTTTGTTTTCTTGCAATCGCTACCGCTCAATAGCACAGAATCAAACTCTTTTGTCGGCTCAGATTTGCGTTTTTGGTCTCATATTGCTAGGTGGAGTTTGGATTTATTGGCCAGGTGCAAATTTTTGCCAGCTTTGGAGACACAATCCGACGGTTCTGCTATTGCTAAGTGGCAACCTTTGTTAGATAGTTCTACAGATATCCTCCGTCTCGCTACTTTTTCTAAGCAAATGCCGACGGCTTGTCGAACATATCAGAAGAAGGAAGAAGGAAGAAGGAAGAAGGAAGAAGGAAGAGAGGAGAAGGAAGAAGGAAGAGGGAAAGAAGAAATCGGGGAATTGGCTTTGGCGGTGGATTTGCCGGTGGGGGCCCAGGAGTTGGTGTTGGGGTTTTTGAGTAGTGTGGTAGATTGTGAAGTGCGATCGGCTTCGAGGGCTGCGCTAACGGCTGCTGGCTCAACTTTAGATATCAAAACAGTTTCCCCAACCCGCGAGTGGTTGCAAGCTTTGCAACAGGAATCTGGCCTTGTAAAAGCAGAATCGGCAGCTTTAGAAAAATTGGCAAACAAGCTGAGTGCTTGGGCTGCACCGCTGCAAAATCAACTATCTCAACAAAATCAATTTCACACTTGCTTTCAACTCTTACCGCCGTCACCAGGTAAAGTTAACTGGAATTTGAATTATTGTTTGCAAGCAGTAGATGAAATCGATTTTTTGGTAGATGCGACAACTGTTTGGAATAACTCAGTTGAGCGTTTGAATTATGCAGGGCGGACAATTGAATTGCCGCAAGAAACTTTACTCAGCGGCTTGGGTTTAGCATCGAAACTGTATCCGTTAATTGAACCGACTTTACAAGCACAACGACCGCAATCTTGTCAATTAAATCCGTTAGATGCTTACAATTTTATCAAGTCTGTGGCTTGGCGGTTTACTGATAGCGGGTTGGGCGTTGTTTTGCCGCCGAGTTTGACTCATACTGATGGTTGGGCGAGTCGTTTGGGTTTGAGCATTCAAGCGGAAACTCCGAAGGTGAATCCGGCGAAAGGTGGACTCGGATTGCAAAGTCTGCTAAGTTTTAAGTGGGAATTGACGATCGGCAAACAGCGCATTTCTAAGGCAGAGTTTGACAGCTTGATCGCGTTGAATTCGCCTTTGGTGGAAATTAACGGCGAGTGGGTGGAGTTGCGCGCCACCGATGTCAGGGCGGCGCAAACTTTTTTTGCTAGTCGCAAAGAGCAAATGACTCTTTCTCTGGAAGATGCTTTGCGTTTGGCTTCTGGCGATTCTCAGATGATTGAAAAGTTGCCTGTGGTGAATTTTGAAGCAACGGGTCAACTTCAGGAATTGTTGAATACTTTAAGCGATAATCAGGCCGTAAGTGCGATCGCAACTCCGGCGAGTTTCCGAGGACAATTGCGGCCGTATCAAGCGCTAGGGGCGGGCTGGTTAGCATTCTTAGAACGGTGGGGTTTAGGTGCTTGTCTCGCAGACGATATGGGATTGGGTAAATCGGCTCAGTTAATCACTTTTCTCCTGCATTTACAAGAACAAAATGCCCTAAAAGGGCCAACATTACTGGTTTGTCCCACATCAATATTAGGCAATTGGCAGCGCGAAGTCAAGAAATTTGGCCCGACGCTGAAAGTGTTACTTCATCACGGAGACAAACGCGCTAAAGGTAAAGCATTTGCGGCCGCAATTAAGGGTAAGGATTTAATAGTTACGAGTTATGCGCTGGTGTTTCGCGATGCTAAGGAAATTCAAAGCACTAAATGGCAAGGATTGGTTTTAGATGAAGCGCAGAATATTAAAAACTCCGAGGCGAAACAGTCGCAAGCAGTGCGGCAAATCGAGGCATCTTTTAGAATTGCGCTAACGGGAACTCCGGTAGAAAATAGATTGCAAGAATTGTGGTCAATTTTAGAGTTTCTGAATCCCGGCTATTTGGGGCCGCGCAATTTCTTTCAGCGCCGATTTGCTATTCCCATCGAGAAATATGGAGATAGAGAATCATTGCATACTTTGCGATCGCTCGTGCGGCCTTTCATCCTCCGCCGCCTGAAAACCGACAAGGAAATTATCCAAGATTTGCCGGAAAAACAGGAGACGACTGTATTTTGCGGACTGGCTTCAGCGCAAGCCTCCCTATATCAAAAAGTGGTCGAAGAGTCAATAGCTAATTTAGAATCAGCCGAAGGCATTCAGCGCCGGGGCATGATTCTGGCTTTGCTCGTCAAACTGAAGCAACTTTGCAACCATCCGGCGCTTGTAAATGCAGACGCTAAGCCCAAAGAATTGAGCATTAACAGCCAAGAATCAGGGAAATTGCAGCGGTTGGTGGAAATGCTGGAAGAGGTTGTCGCTGAGGGCGATCGGGCTTTGGTTTTCACTCAATTTGCTGAGTGGGGAAAACTGCTGAAACCACATCTGGAAAAGCATTTAGGGCGAGAAGTTTTGTTCTTGTACGGCGGAATTAAGCAGCAGCAGCGGGAAGAAATGATCGATCGCTTCCAACAAGATCCGCAAGGCCCACCGATTATGATATTATCGTTAAAAGCTGGCGGCACAGGTTTGAACTTAACCAGAGCAACCCACGTTTTCCACTATGACAGATGGTGGAATCCCGCAGTAGAAAATCAAGCAACTGACCGCGTATTTCGCATCGGTCAAACTCGCAACGTGCAAGTGCACAAATTTGTCTGTACGGGTACGTTAGAGGAGAAAATTCACGATATGATCGAAAGCAAAAAAGCTCTCGCCGAACAAGTAGTCAGCGCGGGCGAAAACTGGCTTACCGAACTCGATACAGACCAACTTCGCAATTTACTAATTCTCGATCGCAATGCTATTATAGAAACAGAAGAAGAATAA